The DNA sequence TTCGGAGCGGCGGTCGCGCATGAGGACATCAATATAGCCGTTGAGATGAGAGCGCGTGCGCAGGATGAAGCCGTTGGCGATTTCGATCAGGGCGAAGGCCCGTTCCTGTTTTTCGTATTCCAGGGCGAGTTCCATTAATATATGACGAAGAGTCGCGGGAGTGATGGGGTGGAATTCGGCGATGATTTCGCGCAATTTTTGGAAAGATAGGGGTTCAGAAGAAGAAAAAAAGAGTCCTTCGACAATTTGTTTAAAAAGTTTATGGCTGGGAAGGGAAGGAGTTTCAGGAGGGGGGGATGTTTCCCTTTCAAGAAGGTCAAAGAGGTTGAATTCGCGGGCCATATTATGCGTTCTCCGTTTGAGGAACGATCAGCGGGAGATTATTCTCGCCTCTGACAACAGCCAATATACCTATTTTCATCAGTTCAAGCAATGCTAAAAAAGTGACTATCATCTCTTCGCGGCAGAGGACTTCATGAAAAATGAAGTCGAAAGAAAGTGATCCGTGCTCTTTCAGTTGTTCCTTCATGAACTTCATGGCGTCGGCAACCTTGAATTTTTCTTCATAGACCGTAC is a window from the Parachlamydiales bacterium genome containing:
- the scpB gene encoding SMC-Scp complex subunit ScpB; its protein translation is MAREFNLFDLLERETSPPPETPSLPSHKLFKQIVEGLFFSSSEPLSFQKLREIIAEFHPITPATLRHILMELALEYEKQERAFALIEIANGFILRTRSHLNGYIDVLMRDRRSERLSQAAAEVLAIIAYKQPITRPQMEAIRGVDCSGVIQTLLERNLICAAGKLEAPGRPTLFETTKEFLQHYGLRDVKDLPSMSLMDN